The following nucleotide sequence is from Phormidium ambiguum IAM M-71.
ATCCCATAATTCGGTAACATTCCCCAGTTGTTAATTTTCTCACTATATCTTTCTCAGGAATGTATATAAAAAATCTCCCGGAAGTTTCTTGAGATGGAAGTGTAGGATGAACACCATCAATTGAATAAATTCTATTAGGTTGTCGATGTACCCTTGATAAATGTTCTGTATTAGGTCTAACTCCAGTTTTCCAAGTACCTTTGTTACGATACCCAACAAATAAAAGTCCTGATTCTTGTAACTTAGGATTTTCAATTAAAGTATATTCTGATTTATCTAGAATTTCAAAATTACCTGTTTTGTCTAAAAAATCTCTAAGTCGAGGCGGAAAATTTCTTTTGATTCGGGAAAAGTTGAATTCTTTACCTTTGCTAGCAATAATAATAATTCTTTCTCGATGTTGAGGAACTCCAAAATTTCTGGCATTGAGAATTTCATAGGTTACATTGTAGCCTAAGTTACGCAGACTAGATAAAATGATGTTAAATGTGTTACCGCGATCGTGATGAATTAAATGTTTAACATTTTCCAGTACAATTACTTTGGGTTGTTTAACTTCAACAATTCGACAAATTTCAAAAAATAATGTCCCCCTGGTATCCTCAAAACCTTGCTTTTTTCCACAAATACTAAAAGGTTGGCAAGGAAAGCCAGCCACTAAAACATCAAAATCTTCTAAAGCATCTGACTGAATTTTAGTAACATCATCAAAAGGCTTTTCTGCAAAATTATTTTGGTAAACTTCTTGGCAATTTTTATCTATTTCACAAGAAAAAACGCAGTTAAATCCGGCTTTTTCAAAGCCCATCCTAAAGCCACCAATTCCAGCAAATAAATCTATAAATTTCATCGTTTCATGCCAAAAATAATTCTAATTTTAAAGATGTTATTCAACCAGAATTTTAACATAAGTTATACTCTTATTCTTTCCGCGCAATAACATAATAACGCCAAGGTGCGGGATAACCTTCCACTGTTAAAGATGAATCATCAGAGTTGAGAAATTCCTGTAAACTATCAATATCTGCCCAAGCAGTGCGCCGCTGTTCTTCAGTTGATAAAGGTGCCGCAAAAAAACAATTAATTTGCGTAAAACCTGCCCGCGCTAACCAAGTTTCTAAACAACTTTGGGTGGGTAAAAACCAAATTCCTCGCGCTTGTGCGTAACGCTTACGAGGAGTTAAAGAAACTGGTAATTCGCCAGGTATGCCTTGACAATCAATGATGATTTCTCCTTTAGGTGCCAAGGCTTGTTTCATTTTACCTAAAAGCCCGATCGGATCGGGATGATGATATAAAATTCCCAAGCAAAAGATTGTATCAAAAAAGTTAGGATAAAAGTTAATATGCTCCACTCCAAGTAACTCAAAAAATAAGTTTTCTTGTTGAACAATATTTTGCATTAATTGAAAGTTCCAAAAGTGTTTAGCGACAGGTTCAAACCCAATGACACACGCTGGTTTTTGTTCTGCCATGCGAAACATAAAATAACCATTGTGACAACCAATATCGGCGACTTTTCGATTTTCTAGAGATTGAATATGTGGCAAAATTCGCGTCCATTTCCAATCAGAACGCCATTCGGCATCAATGTTAATCCCAAATAGTTCAAAAGGGCCTTTTTTCCAAGGACAAAAAGATTTAAGACTTGGCAATAAACGCTGTTGTTGTTCTAGGGAAAGTTCCTCTTTACGCCCAATTTTAACTACGGAATCAGAAAAGTCAAACCAATTGCTTTTAATGTCTTGAATAGCTGCAACTGCTTCTTGATATTGGCGATTTTGTGGGGTGAATAATTTAGCTTTTCGTTCCTGACGTAGCGTTAAAATTGCTTCTCGTTCTAGTTGGGTAGAATAGCGATCGCAATAATCAGGCGGAAGATAACCGATAAATTCATCAAACATCAAAAAAATTCCTATTTAAGTAAGTGCTATCAACAAGATTTGTAGGGTGTGTCAAAGCCTAATACCAATTCTCTATATAGAGGCGACATATCATCAACCCCCGGCTGTCGCCGTCCCCCTTAGTAAGGGGGACTACAGGGGGTGATCAATCTGTAGCAAACATTCAGAGAATTGGTATAAATTAGCGTCAAAGGATTGGAGTTTGAACTTCTGAAGCACCTTAACTTATTATGCCAGTAATTACTATTTCTATTTGACCTCTCTAATAACTCTTGTAGGGTAGGCATCCTGCCTGCCTTTGAGATTATTTTTTGGAGAGGTCTATTTCAAGGCTACTAACGAAAGAAAATTATGCAGTTTAATCAAAGAATCAATTTGCTGAAAACCACTGCCTTTTAACATTTGCAATTGTTCGGCTTCAGTTAAAGGTACTAAAACATTTTCTAGTGCTTCCTTTTTGCGTTCAATTTCCGTAT
It contains:
- the cmoB gene encoding tRNA 5-methoxyuridine(34)/uridine 5-oxyacetic acid(34) synthase CmoB, with the protein product MFDEFIGYLPPDYCDRYSTQLEREAILTLRQERKAKLFTPQNRQYQEAVAAIQDIKSNWFDFSDSVVKIGRKEELSLEQQQRLLPSLKSFCPWKKGPFELFGINIDAEWRSDWKWTRILPHIQSLENRKVADIGCHNGYFMFRMAEQKPACVIGFEPVAKHFWNFQLMQNIVQQENLFFELLGVEHINFYPNFFDTIFCLGILYHHPDPIGLLGKMKQALAPKGEIIIDCQGIPGELPVSLTPRKRYAQARGIWFLPTQSCLETWLARAGFTQINCFFAAPLSTEEQRRTAWADIDSLQEFLNSDDSSLTVEGYPAPWRYYVIARKE
- a CDS encoding DNA cytosine methyltransferase; translated protein: MKFIDLFAGIGGFRMGFEKAGFNCVFSCEIDKNCQEVYQNNFAEKPFDDVTKIQSDALEDFDVLVAGFPCQPFSICGKKQGFEDTRGTLFFEICRIVEVKQPKVIVLENVKHLIHHDRGNTFNIILSSLRNLGYNVTYEILNARNFGVPQHRERIIIIASKGKEFNFSRIKRNFPPRLRDFLDKTGNFEILDKSEYTLIENPKLQESGLLFVGYRNKGTWKTGVRPNTEHLSRVHRQPNRIYSIDGVHPTLPSQETSGRFFIYIPEKDIVRKLTTGECYRIMGFPETFKIHPNLGESYKQIGNSVCVPMVEAIAKEILNQNLLSNETYEWKFRSLLSEPRLLEEVGALIPILYEDALNAPHPKPLPVNGEGQ